The nucleotide sequence CCTTGTTTTGGTGATGAATCTGCTTCAATACCAACAAATACTGTTTGAGTATCAAAGTTTTGGTCAAATAAATTATTATCTGAATCATTTAAAGATCTTAAATTACCGGATACTAGTCTGGTTTGTTTATTTTGAGGAGCAAGTACTACTGAAACTTTATTAAAGGTTACTTTTGTAGGATCTATAATTACAAAAGCAGGTTCTTTTGAAATTGGTGAAAGTGAAGTAGGATTTTCATCTGGATTTTCTTTACCAAATAACAATTGATTAGTTGTAGGTGTTTGGTTACCTGTACCAGTAAATGTCTGTGTTGTTACTGGTTTTGTAGTATCAGGGGTTTCTGGGACATAATCAATATATTTTTTATATGGTTGATCTAATTGATCACCAGTTATCCCACCTGCAACACCTAAATCAACATAATTTCTATTATTTAAAAATGTGATATATCTAATTTTTCCTAAATTAGATAAGTCATTAGTATTAGTTACTGTATGTCATTCTGATGTATCTGCTGATGCTTGGATAATAATATTGTCTGGTTTATCAAATTGATCAAGGTTAATACTTTTAACATCGTATAAAGCACCTAAATCAAAACCAAATTGTTTTCCGTGTTTAATAATAAGATTTGCTTTATTGCCAGGAGTTACACTAGACATTACAAATTGATTGCCGTCTTTAATCACACTAACACCACTACGGTCAACACCTTCTCCGTTAGAATTAAAGCCAGCTCAAGTGTAGTTGGTTGTATCATTTATTTCAATATCTGCAATATCTCATTGTGATAAATCGTTTGCATCTGAAGCGGGATATATACGTAATCCGTATAATGGTTTTGAAGCATCAAATCCAAAATAACTAGTTTTATCTGGTGTTTGATGTTCAATCGCGGTTCCGACCTCATTGTTTTGTAATGGTGCAACCATAACCTTGTTAAAGGCGTTTTCGCCTTGTACAAATTTAAGTTGTGAAACATTTGTAGGACGATCAAAAACTACATCAATAAAATCTGAACCACCTTTTGCAACATTCCCGTTATTTCTTTTAAATGAAACAAAAGTGTTTGGATTTTTATCAACAGCCAATTCTCAAGCTTTTTTATCACCAATTCCTGAGGTTGAATTTGCTAATAATAAACTCCCTTTATTATAAATCTGAATTTTTGGATCAGTTGTCGAATTATAACCATATGCACTAACTTCAGAAACTTTTCATCATCCACCTTTATTTTCACGAGATTTAATTCTAAAGTATGTTGTATAAGCGCCACCAAATACTCTTAAATATTGTTGGTTTGTTTTTACATTAACGATATTATCATTTCCGCTAGCTGAACCAAAATGTTTTCAAGTTTTTGAAACTTCATCAAAATATTCCACTTCTATTTTTTGTAAAGAATCACGACCATTAGAATCTTCTTTATCCTGTTCAATAACAATTGAAGAAATATACTTTGGTCCATTATCAACTTTAAATCCTATACTATCGTTAATTTTTGGGTTTTTATCATTTGAAGAATGTCAAAAAATAACATCTGTATCAAATTTAGAATCGGTTAAGTTATTTGTATCGGTTCGACCATTTTGATTAGTAGCTACTATATTGGTTGTCGCATCGCTTCGCGTTGAATCGTTAGATTGAACATAATGAATAGTAAGTTTCTCTAAATTGTTACTTGATTCCTTTGAGTTAACTAAAAATTGTAAAATTTTAAAACTTACATTAGTTTGACCGGCTTCAGTTGAACTCTCAGATTTATTTGAATTTAGAATTCTAACTCCAATAACGTTAGCAATAGGTGAATCTAATGTTTTAGTTGTTAAAGCTGATGTCGGCTCGTTTAATTCAAAAGCCAAAGGACTAGAGGTAATAGTTTTTATAGTGCTTGTAGTTGTAACGTCTTTTGATAAGACAGTAACATCATGTCAGTTAGAATTAACATTAGCATCATCACCTGCTAATAAATATTGAATTTTAGCATATTTAAAATGGTCAAATTTAATATTATTTGATCCTACTTTCATCGGTGCACCTAAATATTGAACCGCTAAATCTTTGAATACAATTGGTCTTTTAAATAAAGTACCAAAGTAATCGCCTACTTTAAATTTTCCACTCGCATTTCTTGTGTTATCACCTTTAGTAGTATTTGATGCAAAAATAGCTAAGTCACGATTATTTTTATAAAAGACTGAATTATATACTAAATTCGCTTGGTCACTATTTGAATATCCAAGATTAGTAAAGACAGTTTGTTCATTTTGAGTCGGTGTAAAAATATTTCAAGTAAGATTATCTTGTAATCATTTTAATATAAATTCACCTAAGTCTTTAAGAGTATCGTTTTTTGGTTCTACAGTAGTTTCTGTTAATTCTGTATTTTCTAATTCTTTTAATTTTGCTGCTGTTGGATTTTTAAGATATTCAGTGAAACCTGGAAGTTTTGTAGTAGAGTATTTATCAGCGGCTTCAAATTTAATTTTAGCATCATAGAACTTACTTAAGGCTTGGTCAAAGTTTTGATCTTTAACTTGAGAAGTGGCTTCAATTAATTCACGAATAACTTGAGCATATTGATAAAGTTGAATTAATTCCGGTGTAATTTCTTTAATATATTCATAACCTTCTGAACCTTGTAAGGTATTAAGTAGGATTCTTGCATTATAAATTAAATCATCTATTGTGGTTGTTATTTGATTTTCAATTGCAGCAAACCCTGTTACTTTATCAATACTTGCTTTAAAGGTTGAAATACTACTTAAAAAGCTTTCTGAGTTGACTAAATCAAGTTTTTTTAATGCACGAGATACTAAACGAGTTTGGTCTTGAATTTTGGTAAATTCTGAAATAATTTCGTCTTTTACCTTGCTTGCATCTGATGTAGAATTTCAAACTTTTCATGAATAATTAGCATTAGCATATAACGCTAATTTTAAGGCATCAACGTTATCAACTGATCTAACTACAACCCCGTTTAACCCTCTTCAATCACTACTTGAATCAAAAATTGGATAATATCTATTTAAACCAGAAAATAATAATTCTTTTGGATTTTGTGGATTTAAAGATAGATTTAATAACAATGAAGCACCACGTCCAGTAGCTTTACTAAATTCTGAATATGTATCATTTGTTTTTAATGTGACATCTTGACCCCCGCTTGGTAATTTAAGCACTTCAACATCACTCGGAAATTCACGATATCATTCGTGGTAGGCACCATCATCCTCATTTAATAAATAAACTAATTTAGTATTAAAATCAGGTTTTGCTACTTTAACAACATCTTTAATTCATAATGTTAAATCATTTAATAATTTAAGTATTAATTCTTGTTTTTGATTTTGTTGTTCAATTTCAGGGAAAACGTTCGCATTATCTGCGAATAATGCAAATTGAGATGCACCAGCATCTGCTAATTGCATTAATTTAGCTTTTAATACATCTAAGTCCTGAGTATAAGTTGCTTGTTTAATCGCTGTAGCTTTATCTGCAAACGGATTTACAGTATATACAAATTTAAATTTATTTGCTTTTCCTAAAGCAGCTAATGGTTTAATTTTATCATCTAATTCTTCTTGATTATATAAAGTTCTTCAGTCTGAACTACGTTTTTGATCATCTCTTGGTGCGTATAGGTATGAATTTAATTTATATTTTGAACCATATTTCATTCAAGTTGAAAGCTCTTCAGAAGTTAATGTTTTAATATTTCTTTGATCTAAGAATCCACGCACACTTAATGAAGCAAAATCTTGAATTACAAATTTTTCTAATTCACGATGAGGAAGTTGATTAAACACTTGAGCTAAGGTTTGAGCAGCATAATATGCTGCATCTGTATTTTTTGCTAAAACTGAAATAAATCCAGTTGATTTAGTTGAAATACGATATGCATCATTTTGTTTTCAGAAATCACTTCCTAAATCCAACTTAGAATCTTCTAATTCATAAATTTTAGCATCAACTAATTTATCAGCATTATTGTTAATTCCTACAATAAGGTTAGTTACATGATTTAAAAATCTTCTAGTTTCGGTATATTTTAAACCTTTAGCATCTAAAACATCTTTATATGCTTTCTTGGTAGCATCATCAATTCCATTTTCAAATACTAAATTAACTTGATCAGTAACTAAGAAAGTACGGCTATTAGTATCAGTTGTATCATATTTAATTGATTGCACAGTAGGAGTAAACTTATAAGTGGTACGAACCCCCGAATCTGCAGTAGTAGTATTAGATGTAGCTGTAGTTGAACTGCTCTGTGATGTTGTAGACATAGAAGCTGCAGAAGCTATTAAAGCTATCATCCCAGATGAACCAAGTAACAATTTCATCTTTTTATTAATTTTCATATTACCTCCGTAATAAATTGAAAGTTAGCTAAATCTAACTTTGAAATATACAGTTTATATATATATATATATATCGCTATAACTAGGTAAAATAAGTCTTAAAAGCGATATAATATAACTAGATAAACAAGATACTTTTTATCAGCATTTTTAATATTATAAAAAATATCAATAATATGATACAACATTATGCGAATTTTAATAATTATCTTTTAAGGAATTTGTTCATTAATATATATTAAGTAAACTACTCCATAAAAATACTTATATTCCTGCTATTAATATATTTACAACCAAAACATTACTTTAAGTTTATCTTTAGTTTACTTTTGATATAAAAATTAGTATATTGAATCTACATTTATAATTTACTTATTTAAATAAATCCTATAAAATTAAAACTATGAAATTAAAAAACAAAATCCTTATTACCGCCGCTTTAACGCTTCCTGTATTAGCGACAAGTTGCACCCAAAAAGTTGAAACGACAAAAAATACTTCAATAGATATAACTACTCCAGAAATCCCTAGAGATAATCAAGATAAACCAATATCACCACAAAAAGAAGTTATTGAAAAACCAAAAACTGAGCAAATAAAGCAACCAAATAAAGAAACAAAGACCGAACAAACTAATAAAAAAGATTTAGAAACTAAGAAAACTGAAGAGCAACCTCAAAACAATCAAGAAAAAAAAGAAGAAATTATACAATCTTCAGAGACAAAATCAGAACAACCAAAAAATGAAAACTTAGAAAATAAAGAAACTGAAATACAACCAGATTTTAATGATCTAGAATCATTGCAAAAAGATATTATAATTAACAATATATATTATAAAAAGCGTGATGCGTTAGTTGGTTGATCAGAATTAAAATATAATACAGATATTTTTATAAGTTTATTAAACTTACCGCAAAGTATAAAAGATAAATATCAGATTACTTATAATGAATCAAATGATTTTAAAGTAGACCAACAAAAAGGTGTAATCGAAAACATTTTAGTAACTTTCAATTTTAAAAATCATCAAAAAACTTATAAATATAAATTATCCGGTTTTAAAATAACAGAAAATAACCCAACAATTAATCATAAGGAACAATTTTTAAATAAAAAAACCTTAAATCAAAACATTCGTAACTTATTTCCATCTTTATTAGCTCATATGATTTTATATTCTGAAAACCCACAAAGTTATAGCCAAAACGAAAATAAAAGTAATTGTAGTAGTAATGACAGTTGTGTAATTAACTATGAATCATTACTTAACAAAAATAGAGATTTATTTAAAGAAACTACACCTAATTTAAATATCTCTTTAAAAACACAATTTTTTGAGATTAATGAAACTTATAAAGAAAAATATGTTTGAAATATTACAGCTGCTAAGTATAATGATTTAACCGGAAGCATCGGTTTGCAAGTAGAAATTAGAAATTCAGATGACAATCACAACAACGAACCAGACATTACCCAAGAATTTGAATTTGATGGATTACGTAGTTTAAATCCTAATAATCAAAACCCACTTTTAAGTTTTTTTATCACGCCAGCAGATTTAAAGGATGTAATTAATAATCTCACTAGTTTAAAAAACAAAATTTTAAATAACAAAGATAATAATAATACTATTATAACCTTAACTTCAATTGAAGCAAGTAGCTTAAAAACCAAATTATTTAACAAATTTTTAGTTTCAATTTTAGATAATCAAAATACTTATCATTTAAGCCTATCATCTCAATATACTAAAAACTTATTAGGTTTAACTCAAGGCTTTAGCATTTATCCTTTTTATACTCATTTAAGTTCTAATAATATTAATAACCTATCAATTAGTATCGAAGATGACTCACAACGAAATGCAAAAGTTGTAAATTTTACTTTTAACTTTAAATATCAAATTGCCATTCAAAATTCATATAGTAGTTTAAGAGATAATTCCTTAGATGGTGAGCACTATATCAAACTTGAAATTTCAAGTCAGGTGCCTATAAGTGGGCTCTCACAAACAAGCTAAAACGGTTTTTGAAACAGATTCAGTGATTGTTAAATATACCCTAGCAATCACTGAGGTAGGTTTATGAAAATCGGAACAGGATTTAATTCTCAAATATTTTTTAAATAAACAAGCTAATTT is from Mycoplasmopsis mustelae and encodes:
- a CDS encoding beta-N-acetylglucosaminidase domain-containing protein, producing MKINKKMKLLLGSSGMIALIASAASMSTTSQSSSTTATSNTTTADSGVRTTYKFTPTVQSIKYDTTDTNSRTFLVTDQVNLVFENGIDDATKKAYKDVLDAKGLKYTETRRFLNHVTNLIVGINNNADKLVDAKIYELEDSKLDLGSDFWKQNDAYRISTKSTGFISVLAKNTDAAYYAAQTLAQVFNQLPHRELEKFVIQDFASLSVRGFLDQRNIKTLTSEELSTWMKYGSKYKLNSYLYAPRDDQKRSSDWRTLYNQEELDDKIKPLAALGKANKFKFVYTVNPFADKATAIKQATYTQDLDVLKAKLMQLADAGASQFALFADNANVFPEIEQQNQKQELILKLLNDLTLWIKDVVKVAKPDFNTKLVYLLNEDDGAYHEWYREFPSDVEVLKLPSGGQDVTLKTNDTYSEFSKATGRGASLLLNLSLNPQNPKELLFSGLNRYYPIFDSSSDWRGLNGVVVRSVDNVDALKLALYANANYSWKVWNSTSDASKVKDEIISEFTKIQDQTRLVSRALKKLDLVNSESFLSSISTFKASIDKVTGFAAIENQITTTIDDLIYNARILLNTLQGSEGYEYIKEITPELIQLYQYAQVIRELIEATSQVKDQNFDQALSKFYDAKIKFEAADKYSTTKLPGFTEYLKNPTAAKLKELENTELTETTVEPKNDTLKDLGEFILKWLQDNLTWNIFTPTQNEQTVFTNLGYSNSDQANLVYNSVFYKNNRDLAIFASNTTKGDNTRNASGKFKVGDYFGTLFKRPIVFKDLAVQYLGAPMKVGSNNIKFDHFKYAKIQYLLAGDDANVNSNWHDVTVLSKDVTTTSTIKTITSSPLAFELNEPTSALTTKTLDSPIANVIGVRILNSNKSESSTEAGQTNVSFKILQFLVNSKESSNNLEKLTIHYVQSNDSTRSDATTNIVATNQNGRTDTNNLTDSKFDTDVIFWHSSNDKNPKINDSIGFKVDNGPKYISSIVIEQDKEDSNGRDSLQKIEVEYFDEVSKTWKHFGSASGNDNIVNVKTNQQYLRVFGGAYTTYFRIKSRENKGGWWKVSEVSAYGYNSTTDPKIQIYNKGSLLLANSTSGIGDKKAWELAVDKNPNTFVSFKRNNGNVAKGGSDFIDVVFDRPTNVSQLKFVQGENAFNKVMVAPLQNNEVGTAIEHQTPDKTSYFGFDASKPLYGLRIYPASDANDLSQWDIADIEINDTTNYTWAGFNSNGEGVDRSGVSVIKDGNQFVMSSVTPGNKANLIIKHGKQFGFDLGALYDVKSINLDQFDKPDNIIIQASADTSEWHTVTNTNDLSNLGKIRYITFLNNRNYVDLGVAGGITGDQLDQPYKKYIDYVPETPDTTKPVTTQTFTGTGNQTPTTNQLLFGKENPDENPTSLSPISKEPAFVIIDPTKVTFNKVSVVLAPQNKQTRLVSGNLRSLNDSDNNLFDQNFDTQTVFVGIEADSSPKQGQWAIYDLGYNTTLSKLKLYANTNSYNYPRNLDVYVSNSDASDAAWTKVLTINDDPDYNQKRLLYANTGTLDTANPNYKYWANDAIDNVQARYLKLVVNADYPNNRNLGITEIKINDATDYQPVNDPRFSGELVEKTINPYIKTYQANPGDTSYQEVNFYHRPVVMLNQDLNTYWEPKADSGTLAYRVSNDEFKNKALRVVSLGTPSNATIEALLFDTSKHEFSKKELGTLFTNILTFMLPNEKDKTLVALSIKWKDGHKPKIASFGGVDSRTLQSVSVDEKTKADNLFNPTVNTGTANSTANSKTDEDENELNQRTKKSRDAFIDAKTKLKEAIKEYANLDLETFKRIRANYLSAFVSKTLNAQSTRTQITTPTPNVSGSSTNELQTAENNHQQTPGDTIIDKLEIATSFTKDEYAESKQREQQKQTQSGAVGSTTSTNTQASSSSIQPSNSTASPSQTTTSTSTSSTPGSANSTTPAAQSTQSQDSTADTKVYLVRDKTFTKNSETKTYSDASWNAYLDAVTEAKVALLDKENISYTLADSLYKKLVTAKNALTAATATTPVDYSAQSAQLDVQRFNALDANLYNFDTYNSLKTLVTNYNGTNNKTTDINNTFVTNFDTAYQALTKNLTGAAKDEYQQYRDATALGFVDKYQTLFPELSNQVLDAVAESDQTISQKEFVTAKDYQDVLAQLKTKYQAIETLRNNDLAKYQLLTANPISNQENVYSFDSFQKYQAVLDRITTRLANKEHIAKLDIAVDAEMLETAVAQLQVADGDTAKVAAKAEAEAILAKLDNKGNYQDLLNNPDLSNDALTKILANLHANYAYQEWNKFNLAQIKVRNKIKQVSEPKLKDIFNIDFNAALTTEALAALEPKVDAQIKLETDFANAKAAALEATNAIQAKQLRDETNKSIDSTTDTEALQTLKAKADEITALETSILKVVSTNEELTKNAQAEILNADTVGTLKDILKAYQTASYINLRDQLKAEIAKVKGNEQRKALQARLDALESNADYDQKIIELNKISTQTKTELQNQTKSNATINSNNQSQQTTPAKGVSGGVIAAIVISLAVAAILAATAVWLYLKKRKK
- a CDS encoding LppA-related lipoprotein; amino-acid sequence: MKLKNKILITAALTLPVLATSCTQKVETTKNTSIDITTPEIPRDNQDKPISPQKEVIEKPKTEQIKQPNKETKTEQTNKKDLETKKTEEQPQNNQEKKEEIIQSSETKSEQPKNENLENKETEIQPDFNDLESLQKDIIINNIYYKKRDALVGWSELKYNTDIFISLLNLPQSIKDKYQITYNESNDFKVDQQKGVIENILVTFNFKNHQKTYKYKLSGFKITENNPTINHKEQFLNKKTLNQNIRNLFPSLLAHMILYSENPQSYSQNENKSNCSSNDSCVINYESLLNKNRDLFKETTPNLNISLKTQFFEINETYKEKYVWNITAAKYNDLTGSIGLQVEIRNSDDNHNNEPDITQEFEFDGLRSLNPNNQNPLLSFFITPADLKDVINNLTSLKNKILNNKDNNNTIITLTSIEASSLKTKLFNKFLVSILDNQNTYHLSLSSQYTKNLLGLTQGFSIYPFYTHLSSNNINNLSISIEDDSQRNAKVVNFTFNFKYQIAIQNSYSSLRDNSLDGEHYIKLEISSQVPISGLSQTS